The region GGCGGGTTTCCGTCTTTGCTCAACATTATAAACGATGGACTAAGGTACAGAGTCAAGGGGGAATGTGGTGCGGCCAAACCATTTCCTTGAATCGGCCAAGCAACGTCCGAAACCATAAAAAATCCCCGCCCTTAACAGCGGGTCATACGGATCAATAGGCAATGGTAAGTAGCTGTGATCTCCCCGTGCGCCAAAAAGCGCTGTTCGTATTCATGCATCATGGCTTTGAAGACAGACGGACGCTGGCAATAGCGGCCAATCATGCTATTCGTGGCACCGATATGGCGCAGCGATAGGAAAAAATCACGGACAGATGGAAATCGCTCCGTTTCCACCCATTCAAACCCGTCAATTTGGGCGGCAGGGGCAGCTTGCTGGCAACGGCCCATCCATTCCGCCAGGGTCGGAAAAGCAGGGCCGATGCGAAACGACTCATGGATGTTCTTAGCTTTCAGCGCGAACGAAAATGAAGTATGCAATTCGTGGAACGTGCGGGCGCCGAAAGTGGAAAACACAAGGCACCCTCCCTCACTTAACGCCCGGTAGAGGCGGGCGATCGTCCTGACGGCGTCATTCAGCCATTGAAATGTTGCATTGGAAATGATCAAATCATATCGCTCATCCCATGTCATATCCTCGATATCGGCGCATATCCATGTCACATCTTCGCCGCTAAGTCGTTCTTTCGCAACGGCGATCATGCCTGGTGCAATGTCGACTGCGGTTATGCGCGCGTGCGGGAACATACGGCACAGTTTTTCAGTGAGATAGCCCGTGCCGCAGCCAACTTCTAAAATGTTGTGGGGGCGTATGCCAATGTGGACAGCCAATAGATCGGCCATTGTTTTTTGGACATTAGCAAACTGGTCATACGTTTTCGCCCGCTCGCTAAACCGTTTTCTCATGAGCTGCTTGTCAATCATCAGTCTCACCAACCCATGTCTGAATAAGATGAGCGCATGTCTCTGCTTGAGTCCAAAACGGAACATGCCCCGCATCAGGGAGCAAAGCCATGATAGCGTTGGGAGCGCGTTCAGCGATATAGCGTGCAGCAGCAGGTGGACAAATCGCATCTTGCTCACCGTGAACGATCAGCATTGGAGCGGAGATGTCCGCCAAAAACGGGCGCGCATCCGCCTCGATCAAATAATCAAGTCCGATCAGCAGATCATCAACCCGATCGCGGTAAAAGAAATCAGAAATATCCCCCTTTTCGCTCTTGGACCATAATGAAGCAAGAAACGCAGCGATCGTGTCAGCTGGACGTACTTGCAGCTGTGTTTTCATCCGCTTGACGATCCGTGGATGCCATCCAGCTTCATAACCCTCATCGGCAATAAAACGGCTCGTGCCGCCGATCAAAATAAGGCGAGAGACCCGCTCGGGATAAGCATAGGCCAACTCCAGAGCTACAAGCGAACCGAGCGACCAGCCGATGACCGTCGCACGCTCATGAAGCACCTGTTCCGCCCGCTTTCGAAAGCAATGAACCGTTTCAATTTCCTTCCATTCGACGGCTGTCGCATTTCCCCTTAATGATAACGAATCGAGCAACGGTGCAAAAATATCCGCTTTCATTCCCCATCCCGGAATGCAGACAATATTCATGGGATCCCCCCTAACATTTGTAAACCAAAAACAAATAAATGTTTACATTAATCGTATCACAGGCAACGGATGGCCACAATCTTTTTTCATTCCCAACGAGTTGAAGAGGGTCTCCCGCATCCATCACCGCCAAAAATGGATTGAAACAGAATCAAAGTGGAATGGGCATCGAATTTACCTGACGATGATGTCGAATCAATCAAAAAAATACGCAACTTGTCCTGCCAAAAGACAGACAAGTTGCGCAATGCCACCTACTGCTCGAAATTAGAAAGGAATATAGTCAAGCGGATTGACCGCATTTGTTTTCGCTTCGTTCCAGCCGCCGCGGTGCAATTCAAAATGAAGATGCGGACCGGTCGAATTCCCTGTATTGCCCATGTAGCCAATTATTTGTCCTTTGCGGACATGCTGCCCTTCTCCGACAAGACGTGCTTCCAGATGGGCGTACACGGTCGTATATGTTTGCCCATTAATCACATGGCTGATGAAAATGACGTTGCCGTAGCTGCTAGAATAGTAGGAGCGGAATACAATGCCGTCCGCTGCAGCGACAACCGGCACAACGGGAGCTCGCTTGCCGATATCAACGCCTGGATGGAAATCAGTGCCCCCAAACCGGTAGCCAAAGCCCGAGGTGATGGGTCCGTTGGCCGGGCGGGTGAACGCTCCGCTCGATACAGGCGGCGTGCTGCCGCCGGATGGCGTTTCTCCTGATGACACTCCTCCACCGTTTGGCGAGGCATATGTATGTCCTCTCTGTTTCGCTTCTTCTTCGGCCCGTTTTTGCCGCTCAAGTTCAGCAAGCTGCTGTTTCACCGCCGCTTCTTGCTTGGCGATCAGTTCTTTTTCTTCTTCAAGCGCCATCTTATGATCATGCTCTTCTTCCTCTTTTTGCTTCAAATCGGCCATCAGGCGGTTTTTCTGTTCCAGCTGGCCGGCGAGTTTCGATTGCAGCTGCTTCAATTCTTGCAAGTCCGCTTGCAGCTTGTTCCGCTTCTCCGTCAATTCGGCTTCCTTTTTCTCTTTTAACGCTTTATCGGCTTCCTGCTCGCGGATGATTTGCTGGTCGGCTTCCATGATCGTCGTCACGGCGCTCATCCGGTCGATGAAGTCGCTGAAGCTTTGCGCGCCGAGCAACACTTCCAAGTAGCTGACGGCCCCGCCGTTTTCCTGCAAAGAACGAAGCCGCTCCTTCAAAATTTCATTTCGCTTTTTAATCCGTTCTTGAATTTCGGCAATTTCTTGCTTCAATTGGTCAATGGCTTGCTCCGTTTGGTCAATATCGGCGCTGACGTTGCGGATTTTGCCGCTCGTTTCCTCAATGGCAATGTTCAGCTTTTCAATATCGTTGGCGACTTGTTTTTGTTGCGACTGAAGGGCCTCGATGTTTTTTTGCGCCTCGCTGATCTTGTCTTGCACCTCTGACCGCTTCGAGCGAAGCGCGTCGATTTCGTTTCGCTTTTGTTCGATGTCGCGAGTGCTGACGGCGTCCACCGCCGGCGGCAGAACGCCAATCCCAAGCGCCGCAGCGACGGCGAGCGCCATCATGTTTTTCTTTTTCATCGCTTTCCCCTCTCCCTATGACTCTTTTTTTACACTTTCAAAAACTTGCGTACCGACATGACGCTTCCCCAAATGCCGATGCCTGCGCCGATCGCCAGCAGCAGTGCGCTCAACTGCCATATAAACGGCGAAAACGGAAGAAGTTCGAAAAACGGCAAGGAAACCCGCTGTTCATACACTTGATACACGTTGTAGTACACGATCGAAAGCGCCGCGATCGGGAAGAGAGCGCCAAGCACCCCAAGCCATAACCCTTCCAAAAAGAACGGCCAGCGGATGAATCCGTTCGTCGCCCCGACAAGCCGCATAATTTCAATTTCGCGGCGGCGGGCGAAAATCGTAATTTTGATCGTGTTGGAAATGAGAAACATCGCCGTAAACAACAGTCCGAGAATGAGCACGAGCCCGACGTTGCGCGCCACCTTCAACGCGTCAAACAGCTTCTCCACCGTCCCTTGGCCATAGTTGACTTTATGAACGAACGGCAATGTTTCGATTTGCTTCGCGACTTTCACTGTATCTTGCGGATGGGCCGCTTTCACGACGTATACATCGCTCAACGGGTTGTCCTGTTCAAACAATCGGAACGACGAACCCTCGTCCCCCATGCTTTTGATCAGCCGCTTCAGCTCTTCGTCCTTCGACGAATAGCGCACTTCCTTCACGTTTGGAATGGCTTCAATTTGCCGGCGCAAAGCGTCTTTTTGCCGGTTGTCAGCCGTCAGCTCGATATGGACGCGAATTTCGACATCGTTTTCGACTTTTTTAGCAAAATGGTTGATGTTGAACATGACGACAAAAAAGACGCCGACAAGCAACAATGTGACCGTGACGGCGCTGGCGGATGCAAACGTCATCCAACCGTTGCGGCCAAGGCTTTTGATGCTTTCCCGGACGTGGCGCTTAAACGTATGAAGCGTCATAGCCGTATTCCCCCTTCGCCTCGTCGCGGACGATTTTCCCGTTTTCGATGGCGATGACGCGCCGCCGGGTCGCGTTGACGATCTCTTTATTGTGGGTCGCCATCACAATCGTCGTTCCCCGGTCGTTGATTTTTTCAAACAGCTCGACAATGCCCCATGAGGTTTCCGGGTCCAAGTTTCCTGTTGGTTCGTCGGCAATCACGATCTTCGGGGAGTTGACGATTGAGCGGGCGATCGAGACGCGCTGCTGCTCGCCGCCGGACAATTCGTTCGGATAAGAGCGGATTTTATGCTTGAGGCCGACTAGGTCGAGTACTTCCATCACTTTTTTGCGGATCACTTTCGGCGATTCTTCAATGACTTCCAAGGCAAAGGCGACGTTTTCGTAAACGTTGAGCTTCGGTAGCAGCTTGAAATCTTGGAATACAACGCCGATATGGCGGCGCAAAAGAGGGACTTTGTTGTCTTTGAGCTTGGCAAGGTTGACGCCGTTGACCATAATGGTCCCGCTCGTCGGCTTTTCCTCGCGGTACATCATTTTAATAAACGTCGATTTCCCAGCTCCGCTGGGTCCAACGACATAGACGAATT is a window of Geobacillus kaustophilus DNA encoding:
- the bioC gene encoding malonyl-ACP O-methyltransferase BioC — its product is MIDKQLMRKRFSERAKTYDQFANVQKTMADLLAVHIGIRPHNILEVGCGTGYLTEKLCRMFPHARITAVDIAPGMIAVAKERLSGEDVTWICADIEDMTWDERYDLIISNATFQWLNDAVRTIARLYRALSEGGCLVFSTFGARTFHELHTSFSFALKAKNIHESFRIGPAFPTLAEWMGRCQQAAPAAQIDGFEWVETERFPSVRDFFLSLRHIGATNSMIGRYCQRPSVFKAMMHEYEQRFLAHGEITATYHCLLIRMTRC
- a CDS encoding alpha/beta fold hydrolase gives rise to the protein MNIVCIPGWGMKADIFAPLLDSLSLRGNATAVEWKEIETVHCFRKRAEQVLHERATVIGWSLGSLVALELAYAYPERVSRLILIGGTSRFIADEGYEAGWHPRIVKRMKTQLQVRPADTIAAFLASLWSKSEKGDISDFFYRDRVDDLLIGLDYLIEADARPFLADISAPMLIVHGEQDAICPPAAARYIAERAPNAIMALLPDAGHVPFWTQAETCAHLIQTWVGETDD
- a CDS encoding murein hydrolase activator EnvC family protein, translating into MKKKNMMALAVAAALGIGVLPPAVDAVSTRDIEQKRNEIDALRSKRSEVQDKISEAQKNIEALQSQQKQVANDIEKLNIAIEETSGKIRNVSADIDQTEQAIDQLKQEIAEIQERIKKRNEILKERLRSLQENGGAVSYLEVLLGAQSFSDFIDRMSAVTTIMEADQQIIREQEADKALKEKKEAELTEKRNKLQADLQELKQLQSKLAGQLEQKNRLMADLKQKEEEEHDHKMALEEEKELIAKQEAAVKQQLAELERQKRAEEEAKQRGHTYASPNGGGVSSGETPSGGSTPPVSSGAFTRPANGPITSGFGYRFGGTDFHPGVDIGKRAPVVPVVAAADGIVFRSYYSSSYGNVIFISHVINGQTYTTVYAHLEARLVGEGQHVRKGQIIGYMGNTGNSTGPHLHFELHRGGWNEAKTNAVNPLDYIPF
- the ftsX gene encoding permease-like cell division protein FtsX — protein: MTLHTFKRHVRESIKSLGRNGWMTFASASAVTVTLLLVGVFFVVMFNINHFAKKVENDVEIRVHIELTADNRQKDALRRQIEAIPNVKEVRYSSKDEELKRLIKSMGDEGSSFRLFEQDNPLSDVYVVKAAHPQDTVKVAKQIETLPFVHKVNYGQGTVEKLFDALKVARNVGLVLILGLLFTAMFLISNTIKITIFARRREIEIMRLVGATNGFIRWPFFLEGLWLGVLGALFPIAALSIVYYNVYQVYEQRVSLPFFELLPFSPFIWQLSALLLAIGAGIGIWGSVMSVRKFLKV
- the ftsE gene encoding cell division ATP-binding protein FtsE: MIEMQDVYKTYPNGVVALNGVNVRIKQGEFVYVVGPSGAGKSTFIKMMYREEKPTSGTIMVNGVNLAKLKDNKVPLLRRHIGVVFQDFKLLPKLNVYENVAFALEVIEESPKVIRKKVMEVLDLVGLKHKIRSYPNELSGGEQQRVSIARSIVNSPKIVIADEPTGNLDPETSWGIVELFEKINDRGTTIVMATHNKEIVNATRRRVIAIENGKIVRDEAKGEYGYDASYV